A window of the Lolium perenne isolate Kyuss_39 chromosome 7, Kyuss_2.0, whole genome shotgun sequence genome harbors these coding sequences:
- the LOC127317772 gene encoding aspartic proteinase nepenthesin-1 — MTKDMSALHLLPYVLVLTMSFAWPITESTTGRATIRADLTHVDSGRGFTKRELLRRMAARSRARLDSRWSPPGRGGNAHAVTVPVARGTTGKADYNSEYNIHFAIGTPTPQPVVATLDTGSDLIWTQCVCMSCFEQPFPVLDPSVSGTFRVMPCSDHLCEHGGLVVSGCNLKDKTCLYAYHYGDKSGTYGTMGQDTFTFKAPNGMAATVPNLRFGCAQINHLTFRTNETGIAGFGRGPLSLPSQLKVARFSHCFTTIVEGKPSPVFLGTPDNLQVQATGQIKATPFVPNPRSPLYFLSLKGITVGKTRLPFNASVFALKGDGSGGTITDSGTALTSFPEAVFQALRKAFALQVLLPVEEDNDMCFSTSPKEKLPAVPKLILHLEGTDWDLPRENYVLDIDHEDGTGGELCLMIVSSGEGSSMTTIGNFQQQNIHIVYDLEVNKMFFVPARCDKL, encoded by the coding sequence ATGACGAAGGACATGTCAGCGTTGCATCTTTTACCCTATGTTCTCGTCCTAACTATGTCGTTCGCCTGGCCGATCACCGAGTCGACGACCGGCCGCGCGACCATCCGCGCCGATCTCACGCACGTGGACAGCGGCCGCGGcttcaccaagcgcgagctgctcCGGCGGATGGCGGCTCGATCGCGGGCTCGCCTAGACAGCCGGTGGTCACCACCCGGCCGCGGCGGCAACGCCCACGCGGTGACCGTGCCTGTGGCCCGCGGCACCACCGGCAAGGCGGACTACAACTCCGAGTACAACATCCACTTCGCCATCGGCACGCCGACCCCGCAGCCCGTGGTGGCGACGCTGGACACAGGCAGCGATCTCATCTGGACGCAGTGCGTGTGCATGTCCTGCTTCGAGCAGCCATTTCCTGTTCTCGACCCCTCCGTCTCCGGCACCTTCCGTGTCATGCCGTGCTCCGACCATCTTTGCGAGCACGGGGGGCTAGTGGTCTCCGGGTGCAACCTCAAGGACAAAACGTGCCTCTACGCCTACCACTACGGCGACAAATCGGGCACATACGGCACAATGGGCCAGGACACCTTCACCTTCAAGGCGCCCAACGGTATGGCCGCCACCGTGCCGAACCTCCGCTTTGGTTGCGCCCAGATCAACCACCTGACCTTCAGAACGAACGAGACCGGCATCGCCGGCTTCGGCCGCGGGCCGCTGTCTCTGCCGTCGCAGCTCAAGGTCGCCAGGTTCTCGCACTGCTTCACCACCATCGTAGAGGGCAAACCCAGCCCGGTGTTCCTGGGCACGCCGGACAACCTCCAAGTCCAGGCCACGGGGCAAATCAAAGCCACCCCGTTCGTGCCAAACCCAAGGTCACCGTTATACTTCCTTTCGCTCAAAGGGATCACCGTCGGCAAGACGCGGCTGCCGTTCAACGCGTCGGTGTTTGCGCTCAAGGGCGACGGCTCTGGCGGCACCATCACGGACTCCGGCACCGCCCTCACCAGCTTCCCGGAGGCCGTGTTCCAAGCCCTTCGGAAGGCGTTCGCGTTGCAGGTGCTGCTGCCCGTCGAAGAAGACAACGACATGTGCTTCTCCACCTCGCCGAAGGAGAAGCTGCCCGCCGTGCCGAAGCTGATCCTCCACCTAGAGGGCACGGACTGGGACCTCCCCCGCGAGAACTACGTCCTCGATATCGACCACGAGGATGGCACCGGCGGCGAGCTGTGCTTAATGATCGTTTCGTCGGGCGAGGGCAGCAGCATGACGACCATAGGCAACTTCCAGCAGCAGAACATTCACATCGTCTACGATCTGGAGGTCAATAAGATGTTCTTTGTGCCCGCGCGCTGCGACAAGCTGTGA